One genomic window of Ornithorhynchus anatinus isolate Pmale09 chromosome 10, mOrnAna1.pri.v4, whole genome shotgun sequence includes the following:
- the THAP5 gene encoding THAP domain-containing protein 5 isoform X1 → MPRYCAAFCCKNRRGRGGAERRLSFYPFPLHDKERLEKWLRNMKRDAWVPSKYQFLCSDHFTPDSLDVRWGIRYLKQTAIPTIFSLPEDSQGKDSSKSKVQKKQTVEGKEIGRPLKSEVVSASRESCSPRQGGSAQAPCSSVMRDPLQKSKLLDPKPESSQVDDVLTLKAFNQQIEEAKSVLEASVIQDVEIGSFHPVAENLLNSASALEPANPEHLCLSLEPINVVEETATDCPNLSVDVQAGCGNAVLFNTISQTFGELTPNEESVITILLPAESSKPSVVCSSLGPAQQEVLDLEDTDTDDSSYKDVDCGTEILQTEHSYCRQDINREQLWQKVSKLHSKITLLELQEQQTLGRLKSLEALIGQLKQENLLSEEKLKIVENCFTTFEVTMIQ, encoded by the exons GTTTCCGCTTCACGATAAAGAGAGACTTGAAAAATGGTTACGGAATATGAAACGTGATGCCTGggtacccagtaaataccaattCCTATGTAGTGACCATTTTACTCCTGACTCTCTCGATGTAAGATGGGGAATTCGATATTTAAAACAAACTGCCATACCAACTATATTCTCTTTGCCTGAAGACAGTCAG GGAAAGGACTCTTCAAAGAGCAAGGTTCAGAAGAAGCAAACTGTGGAAGGTAAGGAAATAGGCCGGCCGTTAAAGTCAGAAGTAGTATCGGCATCCCGGGAATCGTGTTCACCCCGACAAGGTGGAAGTGCTCAGGCACCCTGCTCGTCGGTCATGAGGGACCCTCTTCAAAAGAGTAAACTGCTAGATCCCAAACCAGAAAGCTCACAGGTCGATGACGTGCTTACTCTGAAAGCATTTAACCAACAGATTGAAGAAGCAAAATCAGTTCTGGAAGCCTCAGTTATCCAGGATGTAGAAATTGGCAGCTTTCACCCAGTAGCCGAGAACCTTCTGAATTCTGCATCTGCTTTGGAGCCCGCAAATCCAGAACATTTATGCCTGTCTTTGGAACCGATAAATGTTGTTGAAGAAACGGCCACTGATTGTCCAAACCTTTCCGTGGATGTGCAGGCGGGTTGCGGCAATGCCGTCTTATTCAATACTATCTCCCAGACTTTCGGAGAATTGACTCCAAATGAAGAATCGGTTATTACTATTCTCTTACCTGCTGAAAGCTCGAAGCCTTCAGTGGTGTGCAGTTCACTGGGACCCGCTCAACAGGAAGTGCTAGACTTGGAAGACACAGACACCGACGACTCCTCATACAAGGACGTGGACTGTGGAACGGAAATATTACAAACAGAGCATTCATACTGCCGACAAGACATCAACAGGGAACAACTCTGGCAAAAAGTTTCCAAGCTGCATTCCAAGATAACCCTCCTTGAACTCCAGGAGCAGCAAACCCTAGGAAGGCTTAAATCACTAGAAGCTCTCATAGGGCAGCTGAAACAGGAAAACTTGCTTTCTGAAGAAAAGCTCAAGATTGTAGAGAATTGTTTCACAACATTTGAAGTTACCATGATCCAATAA
- the THAP5 gene encoding THAP domain-containing protein 5 isoform X2 yields MKRDAWVPSKYQFLCSDHFTPDSLDVRWGIRYLKQTAIPTIFSLPEDSQGKDSSKSKVQKKQTVEGKEIGRPLKSEVVSASRESCSPRQGGSAQAPCSSVMRDPLQKSKLLDPKPESSQVDDVLTLKAFNQQIEEAKSVLEASVIQDVEIGSFHPVAENLLNSASALEPANPEHLCLSLEPINVVEETATDCPNLSVDVQAGCGNAVLFNTISQTFGELTPNEESVITILLPAESSKPSVVCSSLGPAQQEVLDLEDTDTDDSSYKDVDCGTEILQTEHSYCRQDINREQLWQKVSKLHSKITLLELQEQQTLGRLKSLEALIGQLKQENLLSEEKLKIVENCFTTFEVTMIQ; encoded by the exons ATGAAACGTGATGCCTGggtacccagtaaataccaattCCTATGTAGTGACCATTTTACTCCTGACTCTCTCGATGTAAGATGGGGAATTCGATATTTAAAACAAACTGCCATACCAACTATATTCTCTTTGCCTGAAGACAGTCAG GGAAAGGACTCTTCAAAGAGCAAGGTTCAGAAGAAGCAAACTGTGGAAGGTAAGGAAATAGGCCGGCCGTTAAAGTCAGAAGTAGTATCGGCATCCCGGGAATCGTGTTCACCCCGACAAGGTGGAAGTGCTCAGGCACCCTGCTCGTCGGTCATGAGGGACCCTCTTCAAAAGAGTAAACTGCTAGATCCCAAACCAGAAAGCTCACAGGTCGATGACGTGCTTACTCTGAAAGCATTTAACCAACAGATTGAAGAAGCAAAATCAGTTCTGGAAGCCTCAGTTATCCAGGATGTAGAAATTGGCAGCTTTCACCCAGTAGCCGAGAACCTTCTGAATTCTGCATCTGCTTTGGAGCCCGCAAATCCAGAACATTTATGCCTGTCTTTGGAACCGATAAATGTTGTTGAAGAAACGGCCACTGATTGTCCAAACCTTTCCGTGGATGTGCAGGCGGGTTGCGGCAATGCCGTCTTATTCAATACTATCTCCCAGACTTTCGGAGAATTGACTCCAAATGAAGAATCGGTTATTACTATTCTCTTACCTGCTGAAAGCTCGAAGCCTTCAGTGGTGTGCAGTTCACTGGGACCCGCTCAACAGGAAGTGCTAGACTTGGAAGACACAGACACCGACGACTCCTCATACAAGGACGTGGACTGTGGAACGGAAATATTACAAACAGAGCATTCATACTGCCGACAAGACATCAACAGGGAACAACTCTGGCAAAAAGTTTCCAAGCTGCATTCCAAGATAACCCTCCTTGAACTCCAGGAGCAGCAAACCCTAGGAAGGCTTAAATCACTAGAAGCTCTCATAGGGCAGCTGAAACAGGAAAACTTGCTTTCTGAAGAAAAGCTCAAGATTGTAGAGAATTGTTTCACAACATTTGAAGTTACCATGATCCAATAA